One Bacillus sp. FJAT-52991 genomic region harbors:
- the ilvA gene encoding threonine ammonia-lyase IlvA has protein sequence MSKALTKVKVEDIVMANQTLKDVVTQTPLQKNELLSARYGCNIYLKREDLQIVRSFKLRGAYNFIYSLSEEERAKGVVCASAGNHAQGVAFSCKQLNIKGTIFMPSTTPRQKVSQVKLFGGDNVEVILTGDTFDDSYLAAMSFCSEKQMEFIHPFDDFRTIAGQGTVGVEIMNDMSDPIDYVFCSIGGGGLASGVGSYVKSISPNTKMIGVEPEGAPGMKTSLANNEVIALEQIDSFVDGAAVKQVGNITMEICKEVLDDIVIIPEGKVCTAILKLYNENAIVAEPAGALSIAALDFYKDEIKGKNVVCIVSGGNNDIDRMQEIKERSLIYEGLKHYFIVNFPQRAGALREFLHEVLGETDDVTRFEYTKQNNRDEGPVLVGIELKYKEDYFPLINRMKQKGFPYIEINSDPFLFNLLI, from the coding sequence GTGAGCAAGGCGCTAACGAAAGTAAAAGTAGAAGACATCGTCATGGCAAATCAGACGTTAAAAGATGTGGTGACTCAAACACCACTACAAAAAAATGAACTATTATCCGCGCGCTATGGATGTAATATTTATTTAAAGCGTGAGGATCTACAAATCGTCCGCTCTTTTAAATTGCGTGGGGCTTACAATTTCATATATAGCTTATCAGAAGAGGAGCGGGCAAAAGGAGTGGTTTGTGCAAGTGCAGGTAACCACGCACAAGGAGTCGCTTTTTCCTGCAAGCAGCTGAATATTAAAGGGACCATTTTTATGCCGTCCACGACGCCAAGACAAAAAGTATCACAAGTGAAACTTTTTGGTGGAGATAATGTCGAGGTCATTTTAACCGGAGATACATTTGATGACTCTTACTTGGCGGCGATGAGCTTTTGTTCAGAGAAGCAAATGGAATTTATTCATCCATTTGATGATTTTCGAACCATTGCTGGGCAAGGAACAGTCGGCGTGGAAATCATGAACGACATGTCCGATCCAATTGATTATGTATTTTGTTCAATTGGCGGGGGGGGATTGGCCTCTGGAGTCGGTTCTTATGTGAAAAGTATTAGTCCGAATACAAAAATGATCGGTGTTGAACCTGAGGGAGCACCAGGGATGAAAACGTCCCTCGCTAACAATGAAGTTATCGCGCTAGAACAAATTGATTCATTTGTCGACGGAGCCGCTGTGAAGCAAGTGGGCAACATCACGATGGAAATTTGTAAAGAAGTGCTTGATGATATCGTCATTATCCCAGAAGGTAAAGTATGTACAGCCATCTTGAAGCTGTACAATGAAAACGCCATTGTAGCGGAGCCAGCTGGTGCTTTATCCATTGCAGCGCTCGATTTTTATAAAGATGAGATTAAAGGCAAGAATGTTGTTTGCATTGTGAGTGGCGGCAATAACGACATCGATCGCATGCAAGAGATTAAAGAACGATCTCTCATTTACGAAGGGCTAAAACATTACTTTATCGTCAATTTCCCGCAACGTGCTGGTGCGTTACGAGAATTTCTGCACGAAGTACTCGGAGAAACCGACGATGTCACTCGCTTCGAATACACTAAACAAAATAACCGCGACGAAGGTCCAGTCCTTGTCGGCATCGAGCTAAAGTACAAAGAAGACTACTTTCCGCTCATCAACCGCATGAAACAAAAAGGATTTCCATACATCGAAATCAACAGTGACCCATTTTTGTTTAACTTATTAATTTAA
- a CDS encoding Cof-type HAD-IIB family hydrolase, giving the protein MIKCIATDMDGTLLNGKMEVSEQNIQAVKEAQAQGIEVVVATGRSYAEARYALDQADIHCPMICANGAEVRNVSGEVINNAFIEKETAARIFQALKEIGLYFEIHTAEGTFTDDYEKALDIMVNIFLTAHSEIPQDQIREAAKIRFTKGLLQLVDSYEEVIHKEDMVVYKFLAFSFEQEKLDKAREQLSLIHDLAISSSGSENIEITHLDAQKGVALEHFIKEKGIVFEETMAIGDNFNDVSMLQRVGFPVAMGNADPEVKTLCNYVTATNDEHGVAAVIERFIGVKNHENFS; this is encoded by the coding sequence ATGATTAAATGTATTGCGACAGACATGGATGGCACCCTTCTAAATGGCAAAATGGAAGTGAGTGAACAAAATATTCAAGCGGTGAAAGAAGCTCAAGCACAAGGTATAGAAGTAGTTGTGGCGACAGGTCGTTCTTATGCGGAAGCTCGCTACGCCCTAGATCAAGCAGATATTCACTGTCCGATGATTTGCGCCAATGGAGCGGAAGTTCGGAATGTCTCTGGTGAAGTGATCAATAATGCTTTTATTGAAAAAGAAACCGCAGCACGTATCTTTCAAGCGCTAAAGGAGATCGGCCTTTATTTTGAAATACATACAGCGGAGGGTACATTCACAGATGACTATGAAAAAGCACTCGATATTATGGTCAATATTTTCCTAACAGCACATTCAGAAATTCCGCAAGATCAAATTCGTGAGGCAGCCAAAATTCGCTTTACAAAAGGGTTACTTCAACTAGTAGACAGCTATGAAGAGGTTATTCATAAAGAGGATATGGTTGTGTACAAATTTTTAGCTTTTTCATTTGAACAAGAGAAGTTAGATAAGGCTAGAGAGCAGCTTTCGCTGATCCATGACCTAGCTATTAGTTCTTCAGGAAGTGAAAATATTGAAATTACGCATCTCGATGCCCAAAAAGGGGTAGCGTTAGAGCATTTTATAAAAGAAAAAGGAATCGTCTTTGAAGAAACCATGGCGATTGGTGACAATTTCAATGATGTTTCTATGCTGCAGCGTGTGGGCTTCCCGGTGGCAATGGGCAACGCTGATCCAGAGGTTAAAACATTGTGTAACTACGTGACAGCCACCAATGATGAACACGGAGTAGCGGCTGTGATCGAAAGGTTTATCGGCGTAAAGAATCACGAGAATTTCTCGTGA
- a CDS encoding YjiH family protein, which produces MENTNKYSLAHILLFIIPSLIGVFLFVIPMKIGDGYTIPIAVLSNFVIDNMGDYIPAIMTGLIILSAVGTLLVKAIRPQFVRNSHFLASLFDITPFWATVRVLGAIFAALTCFKVGPEAIYSENTGGLLLTSLLPVLFSTFLFAGLLLPLLLNFGLLEFIGYSLTKVMRPLFKLPGRSSVDCLASWLGDGTIGVLLTSKQYEEGFYTKKEAAIIGTTFSVVSVTFCLVVISQVGLEDYFLPFYGTVILAGIVTALILPRIPPLSRKEDTFVNGNERTDSEEKVPEGFSPISYGFNQAVVQAQKNKPAQVVKDGIQNVIDMLLGVAPVVMALGTIALVIAENTPVFQWLGIPFIPLLELLQIPFASEASETIMVGFADMFLPSVIGSGIESELTRFVIACLSVSQLVYMSEVGGLILGTKIPVSFKDLILIFLLRTLISLPIIAGVAHLIF; this is translated from the coding sequence ATGGAAAATACTAACAAGTATTCACTTGCACATATTTTACTTTTTATCATCCCATCGTTAATCGGTGTTTTCTTATTTGTAATCCCTATGAAGATCGGGGACGGATATACGATTCCCATCGCAGTTTTATCGAATTTTGTCATCGATAACATGGGCGACTATATTCCTGCCATTATGACTGGGTTAATTATATTGTCAGCTGTTGGCACATTATTGGTCAAAGCTATTCGCCCACAATTTGTTAGAAACTCCCATTTTCTAGCTTCGTTATTTGATATCACTCCTTTTTGGGCTACTGTGCGAGTTTTAGGAGCTATTTTTGCTGCACTCACATGTTTCAAAGTAGGTCCAGAAGCCATTTATTCAGAAAACACGGGAGGACTTTTACTAACTTCTTTATTACCTGTTTTATTTTCTACTTTCTTGTTTGCTGGATTGCTATTGCCCCTGCTATTAAATTTTGGACTACTTGAATTTATTGGTTATTCATTAACAAAAGTCATGCGTCCACTATTTAAGCTGCCTGGCCGTTCATCAGTTGACTGTCTTGCTTCCTGGCTAGGCGACGGCACAATCGGTGTGCTTCTAACAAGCAAACAATATGAAGAAGGATTTTATACGAAAAAAGAAGCGGCGATTATCGGAACTACTTTCTCTGTCGTTTCAGTCACTTTCTGTTTAGTCGTTATTTCCCAAGTTGGATTAGAAGATTACTTTCTTCCTTTCTACGGAACTGTTATCCTTGCAGGAATAGTAACTGCACTCATTTTACCGCGGATTCCACCACTATCTAGAAAAGAAGATACATTTGTTAACGGAAACGAACGCACAGATTCGGAAGAAAAAGTACCTGAAGGATTTTCTCCGATTTCTTACGGTTTTAACCAAGCTGTTGTACAAGCACAAAAAAATAAACCTGCTCAAGTAGTGAAAGATGGCATTCAAAACGTCATTGATATGTTGCTTGGTGTAGCACCTGTTGTTATGGCATTAGGTACAATCGCTTTAGTTATTGCAGAAAACACACCGGTATTCCAATGGTTGGGTATTCCATTTATTCCATTGCTTGAACTTTTACAAATTCCGTTTGCTAGTGAAGCATCTGAAACAATTATGGTTGGATTCGCAGATATGTTCTTGCCTTCTGTCATTGGTTCTGGAATCGAAAGTGAATTAACGCGTTTTGTTATTGCTTGTCTTTCCGTTTCTCAGCTTGTTTATATGTCAGAGGTTGGTGGCCTTATCCTAGGTACAAAAATTCCAGTGTCATTTAAAGATCTCATCTTGATCTTCCTTTTAAGAACACTTATCTCGCTTCCAATCATCGCCGGAGTTGCGCATCTCATATTTTAA
- a CDS encoding AI-2E family transporter — MTHKSWFQFGIAIVLLLVVIMLFREVKDIFYPLTIIIETVFLPILLAGVLFYLTRPIVQWLTKKRLPKWSAILVVYILLFGVFWMLITIIGPVVNDQMTKLIKNAPKMFHAAEEGISYIMNQRERLPENVIQAIQDVIDKIQTMAMSFGTWLITFIQSLLQATFSIVLVPFFLFYMLKDREKFVPFITQFFNGNRKIWLQKTLSGLDNVLKSYIQGQLLVSFLIGVMLFIGYVIIKLDYALILALFGMATNVIPFLGPYLAVAPAILVAWTQDPQMVIYVAIIMLVAQQIESNLVSPNVMGKALDVHPLTVITVILTAGNIAGIWGVILGVPAYAVIKTIVSNLYDMRQEIKQAATKDV; from the coding sequence ATGACTCATAAAAGTTGGTTTCAATTCGGGATTGCAATTGTTCTTCTGCTTGTAGTTATTATGCTATTTAGAGAAGTGAAAGATATTTTCTATCCATTGACTATCATAATTGAAACGGTGTTCTTACCGATTCTATTAGCTGGTGTTTTATTTTACTTAACACGTCCGATCGTTCAATGGCTCACAAAAAAACGCCTGCCTAAATGGTCTGCCATTCTAGTTGTATACATTTTACTATTCGGTGTATTTTGGATGCTAATTACAATCATTGGCCCAGTTGTGAATGATCAAATGACGAAGCTGATTAAAAATGCCCCTAAAATGTTTCATGCAGCCGAAGAAGGTATTAGCTATATAATGAATCAACGAGAGCGATTGCCGGAAAATGTGATTCAAGCGATTCAAGATGTCATTGACAAAATTCAAACAATGGCTATGTCTTTTGGAACGTGGCTGATCACTTTTATTCAATCATTGCTACAAGCGACATTTTCAATTGTACTTGTCCCGTTCTTTTTGTTCTATATGCTGAAGGATCGTGAAAAATTTGTCCCTTTTATCACCCAATTTTTCAATGGAAATCGAAAAATATGGTTACAGAAGACGTTAAGCGGTTTAGATAATGTCTTAAAATCCTATATACAGGGACAACTATTGGTTAGCTTTCTCATCGGAGTCATGCTGTTTATTGGGTATGTAATTATTAAATTAGATTATGCACTCATTTTGGCACTGTTCGGTATGGCAACGAATGTGATTCCATTTTTAGGGCCTTATCTGGCGGTAGCTCCTGCTATTTTAGTTGCATGGACACAAGACCCTCAAATGGTTATTTATGTAGCGATCATTATGTTGGTTGCTCAACAAATTGAGTCGAATTTAGTTTCGCCTAATGTGATGGGGAAAGCACTTGACGTCCACCCACTAACCGTCATCACCGTCATTCTTACTGCCGGGAATATAGCTGGTATTTGGGGAGTTATTTTAGGTGTTCCTGCTTATGCCGTTATCAAAACAATTGTCTCCAACTTATATGATATGCGCCAAGAAATTAAGCAAGCGGCTACTAAAGATGTGTAG
- a CDS encoding alpha/beta fold hydrolase, with protein sequence MKRPRMIILFLFIVALAFISYHLLYRIEPVNSQTSTPPLHATVFVHGYKGTAVSFRSMLDRFENEHHWGKQALLCKVTKDGRVLTSKTSHYTANDHLFVQVVFENNRANFEDTTYWLSEVMNTLKTHYGIDQVNLVGHSMGGIVSTKFLEDYKQGGKYPHVEKLVVIGSPFKGVKNRDYLKTNTGAATYDLMPNSPAIKQLWANTESFPKHVKTLAIAGVGDQLVNVNSALAIESIVPKENYTESIIVNRNINHSGLHESDEVDAQIGQFLWNEQ encoded by the coding sequence ATGAAACGGCCGAGAATGATCATCTTATTTCTGTTCATCGTTGCACTTGCTTTCATAAGCTATCATTTGCTTTACCGAATAGAACCTGTCAATTCACAAACAAGTACTCCTCCCTTACATGCAACTGTATTTGTTCATGGGTATAAAGGGACGGCGGTTTCTTTCCGTTCAATGCTTGATCGTTTCGAAAATGAGCACCACTGGGGCAAGCAAGCACTCCTATGCAAAGTGACGAAAGATGGCCGTGTACTCACATCTAAAACCAGTCATTATACAGCAAATGACCACTTGTTCGTTCAAGTCGTATTTGAAAATAACCGAGCTAACTTTGAAGATACTACTTACTGGCTCTCTGAGGTTATGAATACATTGAAGACACATTATGGCATCGACCAAGTGAACCTTGTGGGTCATTCAATGGGGGGCATTGTATCCACTAAATTTTTAGAGGATTACAAACAAGGAGGCAAGTATCCACATGTTGAAAAGCTTGTGGTAATCGGTAGTCCTTTTAAAGGAGTAAAGAACCGAGACTACTTAAAAACAAACACAGGAGCGGCTACATATGACTTGATGCCCAATTCTCCTGCTATTAAACAATTGTGGGCAAATACGGAATCTTTCCCGAAGCATGTGAAAACACTCGCCATTGCTGGAGTAGGTGATCAACTAGTTAATGTCAATAGTGCACTAGCTATAGAAAGTATCGTTCCTAAAGAAAACTATACCGAATCCATCATTGTTAACCGAAACATTAACCATAGCGGCTTACATGAAAGCGATGAGGTCGATGCACAAATTGGTCAATTTTTATGGAACGAACAGTGA
- the ybaK gene encoding Cys-tRNA(Pro) deacylase, with the protein MSKAKTNAMRMLDAAKLTYETLVYENKDGKVDGISVANKIGRDLEVVYKTLVTSGAKDLYIFVVPVAKELDLKKAAKAAGEKKLEMIPVKDIQKHTGYIRGGCSPIGMKKLYPTFIDESAALLETIIVSGGKIGIQLELKTADLIHLTQGNAQFEVIK; encoded by the coding sequence ATGAGCAAAGCAAAAACAAATGCAATGCGGATGCTTGATGCAGCTAAGTTAACGTATGAAACATTAGTATATGAAAATAAAGATGGAAAAGTTGATGGTATTTCCGTTGCCAATAAAATAGGCAGGGATCTAGAAGTGGTTTACAAAACATTAGTCACAAGTGGGGCAAAGGATTTATACATATTCGTGGTTCCAGTGGCGAAAGAGTTAGATTTGAAAAAAGCAGCCAAAGCAGCAGGAGAGAAAAAGCTTGAAATGATACCGGTGAAGGATATTCAAAAGCATACAGGTTACATTCGAGGCGGATGCTCACCGATTGGAATGAAAAAGCTGTATCCCACTTTTATTGATGAAAGTGCTGCCTTGTTAGAAACGATCATTGTGAGTGGAGGGAAAATTGGTATTCAGCTGGAGTTAAAAACAGCTGATTTGATCCATTTAACCCAAGGCAATGCACAATTTGAAGTCATAAAGTAA